The DNA region ATAAACGATTTAGAATATATGTGCGTTTATGTACATTTTATGTtacaaaatatgtttattttcttaagttctatatatttgattgaatttgtgttttcattcaaagttatttgtaataaggtttatggttaaactgttaaatatcaagcctcaattacatttctttgtcaaaaGGTTTTCATAACGAAATCGTATTGATCTCGATTAAAAAAAGTACATGTCAGCCGATATATAAATATCCATATCGATCATGCTCTACTGTAGTCCCTGTTGGTTTCTGATTTCAAACCCAATCCACCTTATGGTTATAACACATAATTATAACTGTAAACTCCAGGCAGAGTAAAACGATGACAGATAACGAACGCAGACCTCCTGTTTTTTAATCCAGTTACTGTTACATTCAGTGTCcacaaagataaagataaaacatCTGAACTGTGACTGATccttcttcctgctcctcctcctcgtccccccTTCAGACTTTTTGAGAGACAACTCTCAAGCCTCCattttctcctctgcctcctcctcttcctcgtcacTGCCAGCAATgaccagagagaagagggaaacaGTCGCCCCTCTCACCAAaagcctctccctctctatagACAGCAGGTAGGATGACAATGTTCCCACGCTGGTGTCACCAGTACATCAATATGAATCATTTGAATATGACCTCTACTGAATGATCAATGCCGGATGCAAACGTGTTCAATTCCGACTGGATTTGTTTCCCCGACAGACGTCTGAGTGACTCAGCAGCGGTGGACGGAGAGTTCAGCGTGACGGCGTGCACCAACAGTTCACAGTCTGATGAGGGAACGCCGGTCACAGCCACTCCCCCATCCACGGACCCGCCAATCATCGCAcagggtgaggaagagagacTTTTAAAGCTCTCAGCCGTCACATTGGTAATTACCGTAAAGGGAGCTGTGAGCCAGAGTTAAGACTTTGTTAATTATCTTCTGCTCTCACAGATGCTGTCGATGCTCCTCTATTGAGCGACTTCTCAGCCGACCTGCTCGGACTTGATGTGGAGTCGTGGAGTCTGGCGGTTTGTCCGGAGTTCTGTCGACTACACGAGAGGCACACGATCAAACGGCAGGATGTCATTTACGGTGAGATACTTCTTCTTCCTTCTATCCTTCGTTTCTTCTTATTCCTTACTACTTCTTTTCGTATTTAATGGTGTGTCATTTTATAGGAACATTTATCTGTGATTGTAAAACAGATCCTATATATGGGTTTTATTGGGTTCAACCAAAGAGTTACTTCTCTGTAGCTCAGTGGAAAACCTTTGCTTCTCAAAATGTTTCCTCAAATGTCCTTCTTGCACATTAAAGTGAACCTCTATAAAAAGTGTTTTACCAATTTTATCCAACACTTCTTCCACTACAAGGAATATGTCATAAACCTTTGCCCAAATAATCTCCTCTGCAACAGTTAACATGGAGTTCCAGATGTTTCCTATAATCCACTTTCACTGCCTCCCCCCCACAGAGCTGATGCAGACGGAGCTGCACCACATCCAGACCCTGACGGTCATGTCCGAGGTGTTCCGGAGAGGGATGgtagaggagctgcagctcgaCTGGGAATGCGTGGCCCGAATCTTCCCATGCTTGGATCCCTTGCTGCTCTTCCACAAGAACCTCTTCGGAGCGCTGCAGGAACGCCGAGAGGCCGAATCCCAACCCGAGAACCACCGGAACTATCTCATCCACCAGATTGGAGACATCTTGCTTCAGCAGGTTGGTGGAGATTGACTCGCGGATCCAAACTAACAGAAACGTGTCTGCACTCGCTGGCTGACGgtctctctctcagttctcAGATGAAAATGCTGAGAAGATGAAGCAGGTGTACGGTGAGTTCTGCAGTCACCACACTGAGGCTGTCAACGTCttcaaagagctgcagcagcagaacaagaaGCTCCAGAACTTTGTCAGAGTAAGCTCCTCAACCTCTTGTGCTTGTAAAGACtaaagtttcacagtaaaacATCTTGATTGAGctgctgatgttctccttttGATTATCACCTCcgttcacagcaacagagcAACAACACTCTGGTCCGACGGAGAGAGGTGCCTGAATTCATCCTGCTGGTCACTCAGCGCATCACCAAGTATCCAGTGCTGCTGGAGAGGATATTACATTACACTGAGGGTAAGTCAGGTCTTCTGTGTCCTGCACTGAACTGTAAACACAAGCAGCCCCCAGAGCCTTTTACAATTCATTCCAATATGTGAGTATGTTTATagctaaatgtttttaaacattatcCTGCAGATATTTATTTACTACATATTACCAAACTACTTCTACTGTCACTATGACTACTTCTACTACAACTGCTGTGTACTATGCAACTAGATACTGTATTAGCAACAGCATCAAAGCATCAAATTGTCAATGGCCAAATTGATCTCTACAATCAGGTGGTTTATgataactttaatttaaatttctCATGCACATTACCAGCTAatagatgtgtttttattacatgAATATAAAGTAATGAAATCAACAACTTAGCTATTTACTTAATAAAAAAGACAGCGCCGTGGCTCAGGGTCTAAATGTTCTGagtgaaacacactcacataacaTCCCTGCTGCTGTGAGAGAACAAGGACAATGGTTAAACACTGTAAAAGTCCCAATACACcagcagagcaggaagaggaggatacaATAACTTTCCACTGAACAAACAACCCTGTTACTTCCTGTGTTCATCATGTGACTCagctatttgtttttttcaaagtggCAGAATATTATAAATAAGATTGATTTTGCTCTTTTCTTGTGCCAAGTATTTGAAAGTTAAATCTTAACTTTAAGGCCAGTATAATTGAAAACCTGTCATTTTAATGCATGTTTCTTAATTACGCTTCTGTAAACTCTTTCTCCTGACAGAGGGAAGTCAGGAACACGCTGACCTATCGCGTGCCCTGGCTCAGATCCGTGACGTCATCGCCGCCGTGGACCTGACTGTGAATACGTACGAGAGGtggcaggagctgcaggaagttCTGGCCCGGCTGGAGAACAAGAGCTTTGCCAAGCTGAAGAACGACAAAGTGTTCCGCAAACAGGACCTGCTCAACAAACACAGGGTTCTGCAGCACAAAGGGCTGGTCTTCTGGAAGACTGCCACAGGACGTCTGAAAGGTCTGTATGACGTCATCATCGCCAGTTGGTTTGTGAAGTTTTGGGCCAACAAGTCTAAGATATATTTTCACTCCTGTTTCAGACACTCTGGCACTGCTGCTCACAGACGTCGTGGTTTTCCTACAAGAGAAAGACCAGCGCTTCGTATTTGCTGCTGTTGTAAGTTTCAACCCGAACATCCCCTGACCTGCCGTCCATCCGCTTCTCGATACCTCCTAACCAGTTTCACCCACGTTTGTTTATGGCGTTTTATCAACTGTTTCAGGACCAGAAGCCTCCAGTGATTCCTCTGCAGAAGCTCATTGTCAGAGAAGTGGCCaacgaggagagagggatgttcCTTATCTCTGCCTCCGCAGTGGGACCAGAGATGTATGAAGTTCACACCAccaccagagaggagaggaatgcGTGGATGAGACACATTCGCCAAGCTGTAGAGAGGTGCGACAAGTCCAGTGTACAGTATGTGGAATCTGTGTGTACGTGTTACTCATTATCTAACCCACTGATCTCCCTGGCAGGTgtcctgaggaagaggaggaggaggaccgaAGTGCGgagtcagaggaggtgaggcgAGCTGCAGAGGCGAGGGGCCAGAAGATCACCAAGTTCCAAGGTAGGAAAATATGAGTATCCACATGCACGTGTTATCTGATACCTTCTTATCAagcgtttatttatttatttttattacattttgtgcAGAGAATCTGTTGGGTCAGGATCAGCAGATCTGCACCagcctggaggagaagctgcatcTGTACGCTGAGCTCACCGAGTTAACCCTCCACTCACCAGAAGCTGTGCCacatcgccacctgctggttcAACCGGACACAGACAGTGAGACTATGCGAGAGGCGTCCTCACTGCTCACAGCCGCACTCAGAGAAGGTGACGGAGCTGCTCACTCTCTTCTCAGCCTCAGTCAGCCACATGAACTTTcatatacaaattattttttggtAGTGGCAAATCCATTTAAGAAGAAATTTCGAACAATATCTAAACATGAGAAACAAGCTGACCCCCTCCTGAAagacaatttttaaaaattaaattaaaccagCTTTACCTGTTTTGGCTGATGACCCCTCTTTACAGGCCTGTGCTCACCTTGCTCTATCGACTGCCCCTTCCGTCCTGTTAGTTGTTTTGCCCTATAGAGCTTTTTCACAACAAACATTTGGACCTGTCAGTAAAAGAATCGCACATAAACTGCATGTGgccataaaaaaaatgaaaaacatgaagTGTGATATTTATGTTTAAGCGATATTATATAGCCTATTTGGAAATCAGACTTAATCTTGAGTTCTGACGGATGTGTGCTTCCCCTGCAGCAGAGAACCTGGTCAGCATTCTCCAGGCTCGTGACGGCGTCTCTGTCCGAACTCCGAGCTCTCCTGTCCGAGGACCCGAGTGCTGCAGCTACAACAGTCACGGCAGCAGCATCCAGGAGTCTCCCTCTGAACGTGAGCCACAGACATGCACTGCAACTCTGAATGCAAATCCATGTTTGTCCTGACACTGCTGTTCGCATCTCACCTGACCTTTACTGACGCAGCATTTACCGTGTTCTCGTCCCTACAGCCGATTATCTCAGCACGCTCAGCATGAGCTCCACGTCCCTCGGATCGGACTCTGAGCTGACGGGGGGGCTGGACGGTGTGCTGTGGAGCTCTGCCGTcgagctgaggagaggagacaacaaAGGGACCATGTTAAAGGTTCAACTAATGCAGTTCCCCATAAGCAATGTTTCTGAGTGGATAACTGTAAGTTAGTGTTCCCCGGTAATAACGGCTTGTTCTGTAGGTGGCAGAGAGCGTGCAGAGCCTGACTCAGCTCCTCTACAGTCTGCAGGTGAGGAAACACATCTGGGCATTTGTGATGAGTTTAAAACTGGATTGAAAGCACATAGTTAATATAAGATATGTTGGTACAGTGCATGTCAATAAAAAGGAACAATTGAATTTGATATTGTAGCAagtaaatatgatttaaatctAAACCTGAACAGCTTAAATGTGGGATTTCAAGAGATTTGGATTAAATTTATGTTAAATATCCACCGTTGAAATGGCAGTTTTTATGTCAAGTTATAAAcgtgtttcctctttgtgtttgcaggCCGCTGTGACGCTTCAGGACAGCTGCTATGAAGTCCAGAAAGTCCTCCtccaggagggagagagacctcAGCTCCgaaccctctcctctctccaaaACTGTCTGGTACCAGTCATATAAGATTCAATATGTTTTACCACATGTAGGCTCACACCAGTTCATCGAGCAGTTTGAGGAATTTAAACTAGACGTTTACTTCTGtgaccttttcttttaaatgaccaggttctgttttcctccaggagcaggagaagcagagaagcCTCGAcaagaagaaagacgaagtgGAAAAGAAGGGattagagaggaagaaagaggaggtggaTGAGGTGCAGAAGCTCCACATGAGGCTGAAACAGGAGCAGCAGCGATGGGACCGAGAGTGTCTggtcagagagaaacagcaggtGAGCATCTCTGATTCCACGGAAGGTTCACCCGTCTTTCACCTCTGCAAGGTGCTGATTCCACCACATCTGAATATAATCTGAAAAAAACCCCATTATATACCCTTTGGTAGAGCCATGTTTTCCTCCTGCCCTCTCACTCATGCACTAGCACTTTTTTACATACAATAGAAAATATGTTTATGTAAAGCTTTTAACCCTGCAAATCGAAACCCCAGTTGCACTGAAGTTTCACaagcacatttttttaaagttttatatCCTGTGCACGAAATCTATTACCACTGCAGTAAGGGTTTTATGGTGCCTGATTTTTGATGTGCCTTGTTTGTTAACAGAATGAGCAGGAGAGCGTCCTGGAACAGCGAGAGCAGCAGTGCCTCCTGGAGGCTGAGCGTCTCCGCTGTGAGCgtgaggagctggaggcgcAGCTGCTGGAGTATCAGCAGAACCTGGACCGACTGAGGGAGGGCCAGAGGAGtgtggagagggagaaggagcagaTTGAGAACCAGCAGAGGATTCTCCAGAGCTGGAAACACAGCCGCCAGAGCAGCTTGCCTGTAACAATACCACTGGATGGAGTCAAGGTAGGAGAGGGAGGACGACGACAGACAGGAAGGGGGGGGAAATAAACCGACTGCTGAGTTAACCGTGTCCCCTCTGCTTTTCTTCACAGGTGTCCAGCCACAGCCGCACAGGAAGTCTGGATGGCAGCTCTTCGGTTTACGAGAACGAGGCGGCTCTGCTCGTCTCTCTCCAGCAGAAACACCCCCTCCAGCCCGGGATCAACAACCAGTGTCTGCACTCCACGTCCAGGAAGAACCACGAGGGCCCCCCAGGCTCCGGCTACACCGCCAGCCTGGGCCTCAGCGCCAGCCTCTACAACAGCCTCAACGCCCTGCTGAGTCAGGCTCACAGCAAACAGCCTCCAGACGGCCTGACCTTCCCAAACTGCAGCAACAGCCCCAGCTGCCCCCTGACTGACTCGGCCCACCCGTTCAGCGGCAGGGTCACCGCGCCGCCGCAGAGGAGCAACAACAGTAAGACGAGTTACCATGCCAGACCATAGAGGGAGACACTAATTCAGGTTTCTACTTTGTCTCATTAGCGTCTGTTGTTCTCCTTCCAGCAGACTTCAGCCCACCATTGGACAGGCGATCCCTGGGTCCCTGGAGGTTTGAGGTCACAGGTCACGGACTTTGCGAggactactcctcctcctcctccccctcccttaCCCCGCTCCTTCCGCCGCAGGCTTACCTCTCCCTGGAGGGACAGAacggggaggagggaggtgaggagaACGTTGTTTATCTCTGAGGAACAAACCAAGCTTCCTGACGTATAACTGGACCAACAGAAATGTACTTGTTGCttatatgtgtttgtgaatgtttgCATTTGCATCCGTCTGAATGTGACGGATGCAGAGTTCATGTTTAAAAACCTGTATAATCACATAAGGGAATAGTTGCAAGGAGGGAGTATATGCCGAAATACTGTGTGTGCCTTTATCAGCGTATATCCGCCATTATTCCTTCTCTTCCTGCAGTGTGATCAAGCCATTGTGCCTTTTTGCAAAGAAGCTCTTTGTAGATCAGCTCTTATACTTTCACTTCTGTCACGATTCGTTTTTTAAAATATCACTCGGACACGTTGGATGGCCGACGCACCTTTGTGCTACAAACACTGGGACCTGAGGCGTTAGGACAAGTGGACAGAAGTTGTGCTGTGTTTTCCCGGGAGcacttaaaagaaaatatttgagaAGCTAATTATTATTTGAGTCTATTTAGAGAGTGCAAATATTTCTCCACATCAccttttaataatatttatgaGGGATTATGAGCATctaaaagtaaacaaatataCTGACATTATTGTATAAAAATCTGATATATGTATAGTTTTATGGAAAGGCTACCTATGCACACTACTCTGGAAGAGGAACTCCATTTTTCTCACACAAGTGCCAAAAATCTTTATCTATCTGATACCGTAATTgatttctgtaaaaaacaaacaaaaaaaacggcTGTATTTTTTCTGTTAATCTCCTTTTCtgattatttattgtgtgtAAATTGCTTCATGCACTGTCGACAGTAATAATATGTGCGTTTGATATGTATTCTATTGTAATCTCTGTAATCACAAACTGTGATGTGCCATATTAATATTGTGCTGTACATAAAACTACTGTGGAAATCATCAGCTTTTAGTGCGTTTTGCTTTGTCAAACAAAAACGAAACATCAGGTGACATTTGTAAAATCACAGGTTTGATGTGACATAAAAATGTGATATAATGATGATATTAGTCATTATTACTTCAGTCAGTGTGCACAGCGATTGGTTAATGTCTGAATCTGGTTTTACGTTTCTAGAAATTCTTTGAGTTCCTCCACAGATATGTTCTGTAGCTCTACACacattgcgtttttatgttgtGCCAATTTatcctccaccacgaccgagCTTCATACCTCGGCAGCCTGTCGGTGACGAGCGAAGCCCGATGGTGAGCTGGTAAACCACAGTGACTCAGTGGGCCACATTAATTAGATCCAGATCAGCCGCACTGAAAACAGCACCGTTGTTTTACTTTGCGAGTACTTTcgtttttttcctccccctgGAATTCATGTTGTTAAAAAGGCATCCTGGTAATTACACAGTATCAATTATCCTGCTTTCAACAGGATGTCAAAGATAATCATCAACTCCAATGGATGTGCAACACAATGTTTCCCTGTTTTGTTAATGTCGTTGGACCCTCTGCACATGGACCTCTGATCTGCCTCTGCCACTCAGGGCTCCACATTATCAGTCTGTCCGAAGTCCCAGGAGCAAAAAGGTAATGAATCATCAACGTACGTATGTtagaaaaactaaactaaatacaAGTATTCTCCTTAACTTTTAGATTGTTTACATCAGATAGACATAGACACTTAAAGTTAAAGTGAGGCTCTaatgcttttttccccctttgcttgtgtgtgttgcagtgctC from Limanda limanda chromosome 5, fLimLim1.1, whole genome shotgun sequence includes:
- the LOC133001911 gene encoding rho guanine nucleotide exchange factor 28-like isoform X3, with product MELSRRKVPLYGQAKVFALLEGLDPVPLDAEVYIVLEGSTLVHVARAQSDVMLYFIVPGHNLAETVSVQAYLSSDTTPLTWAGGASLEYIQDDAQDLAEHLVIHAHCLSSSDHKELRSLFNVGQESSRWAVDRRVALAVANLDIPQNWNVLGSHSGDEHSPRESPLHLAVRWGLCRLAELLLCQPGGLMAVSLPNEEGVTPLQLAQAAGNLDLLELLTHPPNPLATPPAGLSQVWADRSRLLRFCHDTGNLTLTVRQNLRWSTEESRHADILLLRERLRDQDFLREIKALRRERVETILGKEELVDDPSENALYPDFNEGNFAVEENDYEDSLMFCLNEEDGEDDPPPSDSEKSQSIRESQASSPTLAAAARLSAMIHGKDRVYANTMLVDQVEDADIRYRSPGEEEVNPAARVGSQCWESFSTTPPPDSGNFSKSRHRSSPHNEERGIQGPGPENPREPSPRTSPLSPSAASPSFPSSPLASAFRLFDGAQRRHRQSCLPASPALNRRVCSLTEPSRGLSPSLECDSGEEDILGHSYPCSSLKKQSFLRSSSGEERDSFDTSPDFNHHTHSNSTPASTKNPEEAEVRLRSYSYSSPKAKPSRPLLNRDAAIGDLAEEQRAFSLTETPREKRVLGFRKRAQSAEEESSAPVQHLTLTEFLKEIEDEEWDKYIIPSKTESEKYKVSRTFSFLKSRMSSTRNKTKVKGKEVKEGKEKSGAANGHQFVPVSPSGPALCVACDKSVSGKELLQCSNCFLNVHKNCRESAAACGKKLQERNLSLVKSKTSSLPQNFLRDNSQASIFSSASSSSSSLPAMTREKRETVAPLTKSLSLSIDSRRLSDSAAVDGEFSVTACTNSSQSDEGTPVTATPPSTDPPIIAQDAVDAPLLSDFSADLLGLDVESWSLAVCPEFCRLHERHTIKRQDVIYELMQTELHHIQTLTVMSEVFRRGMVEELQLDWECVARIFPCLDPLLLFHKNLFGALQERREAESQPENHRNYLIHQIGDILLQQFSDENAEKMKQVYGEFCSHHTEAVNVFKELQQQNKKLQNFVRQQSNNTLVRRREVPEFILLVTQRITKYPVLLERILHYTEEGSQEHADLSRALAQIRDVIAAVDLTVNTYERWQELQEVLARLENKSFAKLKNDKVFRKQDLLNKHRVLQHKGLVFWKTATGRLKDTLALLLTDVVVFLQEKDQRFVFAAVDQKPPVIPLQKLIVREVANEERGMFLISASAVGPEMYEVHTTTREERNAWMRHIRQAVERCPEEEEEEDRSAESEEVRRAAEARGQKITKFQENLLGQDQQICTSLEEKLHLYAELTELTLHSPEAVPHRHLLVQPDTDSETMREASSLLTAALREAENLVSILQARDGVSVRTPSSPVRGPECCSYNSHGSSIQESPSEPDYLSTLSMSSTSLGSDSELTGGLDGVLWSSAVELRRGDNKGTMLKVAESVQSLTQLLYSLQAAVTLQDSCYEVQKVLLQEGERPQLRTLSSLQNCLEQEKQRSLDKKKDEVEKKGLERKKEEVDEVQKLHMRLKQEQQRWDRECLVREKQQNEQESVLEQREQQCLLEAERLRCEREELEAQLLEYQQNLDRLREGQRSVEREKEQIENQQRILQSWKHSRQSSLPVTIPLDGVKVSSHSRTGSLDGSSSVYENEAALLVSLQQKHPLQPGINNQCLHSTSRKNHEGPPGSGYTASLGLSASLYNSLNALLSQAHSKQPPDGLTFPNCSNSPSCPLTDSAHPFSGRVTAPPQRSNNTDFSPPLDRRSLGPWRFEVTGHGLCEDYSSSSSPSLTPLLPPQAYLSLEGQNGEEGGEENVVYL
- the LOC133001911 gene encoding rho guanine nucleotide exchange factor 28-like isoform X5 yields the protein MELSRRKVPLYGQAKVFALLEGLDPVPLDAEVYIVLEGSTLVHVARAQSDVMLYFIVPGHNLAETVSVQAYLSSDTTPLTWAGGASLEYIQDDAQDLAEHLVIHAHCLSSSDHKELRSLFNVGQESSRWAVDRRVALAVANLDIPQNWNVLGSHSGDEHSPRESPLHLAVRWGLCRLAELLLCQPGGLMAVSLPNEEGVTPLQLAQAAGNLDLLELLTHPPNPLATPPAGLSQVWADRSRLLRFCHDTGNLTLTVRQNLRWSTEESRHADILLLRERLRDQDFLREIKALRRERVETILGKEELVDDPSENALYPDFNEGNFAVEENDYEDSLMFCLNEEDGEDDPPPSDSEKSQSIRESQASSPTLAAAARLSAMIHGKDRVYANTMLVDQVEDADIRYRSPGEEEVNPAARVGSQCWESFSTTPPPDSGNFSKSRHRSSPHNEERGIQGPGPENPREPSPRTSPLSPSAASPSFPSSPLASAFRLFDGAQRRHRQSCLPASPALNRRVCSLTEPSRGLSPSLECDSGEEDILGHSYPCSSLKKQSFLRSSSGEERDSFDTSPDFNHHTHSNSTPASTKNPEEAEVRLRSYSYSSPKAKPSRPLLNRDAAIGDLAEEQRAFSLTETPREKRIEDEEWDKYIIPSKTESEKYKVSRTFSFLKSRMSSTRNKTKVKGKEVKEGKEKSGAANGHQFVPVSPSGPALCVACDKSVSGKELLQCSNCFLNVHKNCRESAAACGKKLQERNLSLVKSKTSSLPQNFLRDNSQASIFSSASSSSSSLPAMTREKRETVAPLTKSLSLSIDSRRLSDSAAVDGEFSVTACTNSSQSDEGTPVTATPPSTDPPIIAQDAVDAPLLSDFSADLLGLDVESWSLAVCPEFCRLHERHTIKRQDVIYELMQTELHHIQTLTVMSEVFRRGMVEELQLDWECVARIFPCLDPLLLFHKNLFGALQERREAESQPENHRNYLIHQIGDILLQQFSDENAEKMKQVYGEFCSHHTEAVNVFKELQQQNKKLQNFVRQQSNNTLVRRREVPEFILLVTQRITKYPVLLERILHYTEEGSQEHADLSRALAQIRDVIAAVDLTVNTYERWQELQEVLARLENKSFAKLKNDKVFRKQDLLNKHRVLQHKGLVFWKTATGRLKDTLALLLTDVVVFLQEKDQRFVFAAVDQKPPVIPLQKLIVREVANEERGMFLISASAVGPEMYEVHTTTREERNAWMRHIRQAVERCPEEEEEEDRSAESEEVRRAAEARGQKITKFQENLLGQDQQICTSLEEKLHLYAELTELTLHSPEAVPHRHLLVQPDTDSETMREASSLLTAALREAENLVSILQARDGVSVRTPSSPVRGPECCSYNSHGSSIQESPSEPDYLSTLSMSSTSLGSDSELTGGLDGVLWSSAVELRRGDNKGTMLKVAESVQSLTQLLYSLQAAVTLQDSCYEVQKVLLQEGERPQLRTLSSLQNCLEQEKQRSLDKKKDEVEKKGLERKKEEVDEVQKLHMRLKQEQQRWDRECLVREKQQNEQESVLEQREQQCLLEAERLRCEREELEAQLLEYQQNLDRLREGQRSVEREKEQIENQQRILQSWKHSRQSSLPVTIPLDGVKVSSHSRTGSLDGSSSVYENEAALLVSLQQKHPLQPGINNQCLHSTSRKNHEGPPGSGYTASLGLSASLYNSLNALLSQAHSKQPPDGLTFPNCSNSPSCPLTDSAHPFSGRVTAPPQRSNNTDFSPPLDRRSLGPWRFEVTGHGLCEDYSSSSSPSLTPLLPPQAYLSLEGQNGEEGGEENVVYL
- the LOC133001911 gene encoding rho guanine nucleotide exchange factor 28-like isoform X2 codes for the protein MELSRRKVPLYGQAKVFALLEGLDPVPLDAEVYIVLEGSTLVHVARAQSDVMLYFIVPGHNLAETVSVQAYLSSDTTPLTWAGGASLEYIQDDAQDLAEHLVIHAHCLSSSDHKELRSLFNVGQESSRWAVDRRVALAVANLDIPQNWNVLGSHSGDEHSPRESPLHLAVRWGLCRLAELLLCQPGGLMAVSLPNEEGVTPLQLAQAAGNLDLLELLTHPPNPLATPPAGLSQVWADRSRLLRFCHDTGNLTLTVRQNLRWSTEESRHADILLLRERLRDQDFLREIKALRRERVETILGKEELVDDPSENALYPDFNEGNFAVEENDYEDSLMFCLNEEDGEDDPPPSDSEKSQSIRESQASSPTLAAAARLSAMIHGKDRVYANTMLVDQVEDADIRYRSPGEEEVNPAARVGSQCWESFSTTPPPDSGNFSKSRHRSSPHNEERGIQGPGPENPREPSPRTSPLSPSAASPSFPSSPLASAFRLFDGAQRRHRQSCLPASPALNRRVCSLTEPSRGLSPSLECDSGEEDILGHSYPCSSLKKQSFLRSSSGEERDSFDTSPDFNHHTHSNSTPASTKNPEEAEVRLRSYSYSSPKAKPSRPLLNRDAAIGDLAEDGAFSSSGRSLLQALSLSKSLSRLNQVKQRAFSLTETPREKRVLGFRKRAQSAEEESSAPVQHLTLTEFLKEIEDEEWDKYIIPSKTESEKYKVSRTFSFLKSRMSSTRNKTKVKGKEVKEGKEKSGAANGHQFVPVSPSGPALCVACDKSVSGKELLQCSNCFLNVHKNCRESAAACGKKLQERNLSLVKSKTSSLPQNFLRDNSQASIFSSASSSSSSLPAMTREKRETVAPLTKSLSLSIDSRRLSDSAAVDGEFSVTACTNSSQSDEGTPVTATPPSTDPPIIAQDAVDAPLLSDFSADLLGLDVESWSLAVCPEFCRLHERHTIKRQDVIYELMQTELHHIQTLTVMSEVFRRGMVEELQLDWECVARIFPCLDPLLLFHKNLFGALQERREAESQPENHRNYLIHQIGDILLQQFSDENAEKMKQVYGEFCSHHTEAVNVFKELQQQNKKLQNFVRQQSNNTLVRRREVPEFILLVTQRITKYPVLLERILHYTEEGSQEHADLSRALAQIRDVIAAVDLTVNTYERWQELQEVLARLENKSFAKLKNDKVFRKQDLLNKHRVLQHKGLVFWKTATGRLKDTLALLLTDVVVFLQEKDQRFVFAAVDQKPPVIPLQKLIVREVANEERGMFLISASAVGPEMYEVHTTTREERNAWMRHIRQAVERCPEEEEEEDRSAESEEVRRAAEARGQKITKFQENLLGQDQQICTSLEEKLHLYAELTELTLHSPEAVPHRHLLVQPDTDSETMREASSLLTAALREAENLVSILQARDGVSVRTPSSPVRGPECCSYNSHGSSIQESPSEPDYLSTLSMSSTSLGSDSELTGGLDGVLWSSAVELRRGDNKGTMLKVAESVQSLTQLLYSLQAAVTLQDSCYEVQKVLLQEGERPQLRTLSSLQNCLEQEKQRSLDKKKDEVEKKGLERKKEEVDEVQKLHMRLKQEQQRWDRECLVREKQQNEQESVLEQREQQCLLEAERLRCEREELEAQLLEYQQNLDRLREGQRSVEREKEQIENQQRILQSWKHSRQSSLPVTIPLDGVKVSSHSRTGSLDGSSSVYENEAALLVSLQQKHPLQPGINNQCLHSTSRKNHEGPPGSGYTASLGLSASLYNSLNALLSQAHSKQPPDGLTFPNCSNSPSCPLTDSAHPFSGRVTAPPQRSNNNFSPPLDRRSLGPWRFEVTGHGLCEDYSSSSSPSLTPLLPPQAYLSLEGQNGEEGGEENVVYL